GAATTTAAAATATGCACTTGCTTTGATAATTGGATTTGTTGTAGCATTTATTGTTGCACTAATTGTAATGAGGAAGTTCATAGATTATTTAAAAAAGAGACCTATGCGAGTATTTGCTGTATATAGAATAGGTGCGGGTATAGTATTTGCCATACTTATGTTCTTTGGATTTTTAAAAATTTAAATTATAAAAAAGCGTTGTTTTAAAAGCAATAAATAATTCATAATTAGGTATATGAAAGAAAATAGCAGATCCAATATAAAAGCTATTGGTCTGTTATTTTTTAAATATGTTTTAAGTTAATATGTAAGAAGAAATTTGAAAAGCAAAATAAAAAAATGTTAATAAAAATGCTATTTTAATGAATCCGTTATGCACATGATGCACTAACTTGAATTCTTATTTAAAGAATGAATATATTGTAAATTAATGCTTTAAATAAATTAAAGTTTATGATATCATTAAGTAAATAGTCAGAAAATAATGATAATTTACTTTTAGTGATTATTTAAAAACAAGATCATGGTATAGGGGGAATTAAGAAATGACTAAAGATATTAAAAAAATAGCTCTATTAACTGGGGGAGGAGATTGCCCCGGATTGAATGCTGTTATAAGAGCTGTGACAAAGTCAGCAATATTAAATTATGGATATGAAGTTATTGGATATAGATTTGGGTATAGAGGATTATATAACAATGATTTTATTCAGTTAGATTTATCAACAGTATCAGGTCTTGTATCGAGAGGTGGAACAATACTTTATAGTTCAAATAAAGATAATTTATTTGATTATACAATAGAAGAAGACGGAAAAACGGTTAAAAAGGATGTATCAGATGTAGCAGTTGAGAATTTGAGAAAAGAAGGTGTAGACGTTTTAATAGTCATTGGTGGAGATGGAACATTAACATCAGCTAGAGATTTTTCAAGAAAAGGAGTTAATGTAATAGGTGTTCCTAAAACTATAGATAATGATCTAGGATCAACAGATATAACATTTGGATTTAACACTGCAATTGATATTGCAACTGAAGCTTTGGATAGATTGCATACAACTGCAGAATCACATCATAGAATTATGATTCTTGAAGTTATGGGAAGAAATGCAGGTTTCATAGCATTAGAATCAGGAATAGCTGGTTCAGCTGATGTTATTTTATTACCGGAAATTCCATATGATATAAATAAAATTGTAGAAAAGATTGAAGATAGAAAAAAGAATGGGAAGTTATTTACTATAATTGTTGTAGCCGAAGGTGCAAAACCTAAGGATGGTGAAGTTATGGTAGCTAAAATTGTGACAGATAGCCCAGATCCAATTAGACTTGGTGGAATTGGAAACAAATTAGCAGGGGATCTAGAAAAGTTAGTTAAAGAAAGAGAAGTCAGATGTACAGTACTTGGTCACATTCAAAGAGGTGGAATTACATGTACATTTGATAGAATATTATCAACAAGATATGGAGTTGCAGCTGTAGAGCTTATCAATGAAGGAAACTTTGGAAATATGGTATGCCTAAAGGGGAATGAAGTTACTTATGATAGTTTAGAAAATGTTATTGGAAATAATAAAAAAGTAGATCCAAATGGAGAATTGGTAATTATAGCAAAGAAAACAGGTATATCATTTGCTGATTAATTAATTTAAAATGAGTACTAATTTATGAATGATATTCTAGTGCTCATAAGGCATATGAAAGAAAATAACAAGTCCAATAGTTTGGTTAACTTATTTTTTAAATATGCCTAAGATACCTAATGACATTAATAGTATTTTAGAAAGCGGTGGGTATTATGAAAGAAATTAAAAGATATTTAGAATCTAGAATAGGAACATATGCATTTTTTTTCGAAGATTTAGAAAGTGGATTTACGTTTGGATATAATGAAAATGTACAGATGACAAGCGCTGGATGCATGAAACTTCCAATAGCAGTCTCTGTAATAAAGTATATTGAAGATGGAAAAGGTACATTTTTAGATAAGATAAAAATCGAAGAAGAAGATAAAGTTTATGGAACAGGAATATTACATGAATTTGATAATAGAGAATACACTATATTTGAATTATTAGTTGCAATGCTTATACAAAGTGATAATACAGCGGCAAATAAACTTATAGATATGGTAGGTATTGATAGCATAA
The DNA window shown above is from Clostridium beijerinckii and carries:
- a CDS encoding 6-phosphofructokinase; protein product: MTKDIKKIALLTGGGDCPGLNAVIRAVTKSAILNYGYEVIGYRFGYRGLYNNDFIQLDLSTVSGLVSRGGTILYSSNKDNLFDYTIEEDGKTVKKDVSDVAVENLRKEGVDVLIVIGGDGTLTSARDFSRKGVNVIGVPKTIDNDLGSTDITFGFNTAIDIATEALDRLHTTAESHHRIMILEVMGRNAGFIALESGIAGSADVILLPEIPYDINKIVEKIEDRKKNGKLFTIIVVAEGAKPKDGEVMVAKIVTDSPDPIRLGGIGNKLAGDLEKLVKEREVRCTVLGHIQRGGITCTFDRILSTRYGVAAVELINEGNFGNMVCLKGNEVTYDSLENVIGNNKKVDPNGELVIIAKKTGISFAD